The following are encoded together in the Robertmurraya sp. FSL R5-0851 genome:
- a CDS encoding MarR family winged helix-turn-helix transcriptional regulator gives MRIMEAEISQSLKLFIVLSRAYRSVNENVNKLIQTYGLNPTEFAVLELLYHKGDQPLQQIGEKILLASGSITYVVDKLEQKSLLARVACPSDRRVTYAQITEQGKKFIEDIFPDHAQKIHELMKELTADEKDQATELLKKLGLSIENKK, from the coding sequence ATGAGAATCATGGAAGCTGAAATCAGTCAATCTTTAAAACTTTTTATTGTGCTATCTAGAGCATATCGGTCAGTCAATGAAAATGTAAATAAACTTATTCAAACATATGGACTTAATCCAACAGAGTTTGCTGTTCTTGAACTTTTATACCACAAAGGAGATCAGCCGTTACAACAAATAGGTGAAAAAATCCTCCTTGCGAGTGGAAGTATTACGTACGTGGTGGATAAATTAGAGCAAAAGTCTTTACTTGCTAGAGTCGCTTGTCCTAGTGATCGAAGAGTAACATATGCTCAAATCACTGAACAAGGGAAGAAATTTATCGAAGATATTTTTCCTGACCATGCCCAAAAAATACATGAATTAATGAAAGAGCTTACAGCTGATGAAAAAGATCAAGCAACAGAGCTCCTGAAGAAATTAGGATTATCTATAGAAAATAAGAAATAA
- a CDS encoding M3 family oligoendopeptidase, giving the protein MQFEQYTYERPNFEVVEKKFLDALEVFSKAASANEQNEAMKEINKIRNDLGTMFNLVYIRHSIDTNDEFYKAEQDYTDEIQPSVEGLVTKYYEALVNSPFKLELEEKWGKQLFALAEAQLKVFSPAIIPLLQQENKLTTEYTKLLAAAKIPFEGEERTLAQMEPFTESKDRGMRKKASEARFNYFSENESELDRIYDDLVKVRTEISQKLGYKNFVELAYYRMYRTDYNAEMVAGFRKQVEDYIVPIATKLKERQRQRIDVDTLKYYDENFKFKSGNAVPKGDPEWIIQNGQKMYDELSKETGEFFHYMVENHLMDLVAKKGKAGGGYCTYIENYKSPFIFSNFNGTSGDIDVLTHEAGHAFQVYSSSHFEIPEYNWPTYEAAEIHSMSMEFFTWPWMELFFKEDTDKYKFAHLSSALLFLPYGVSVDEFQHWVYENPTATPKERKLAWREIEKKYMPHKDYDGNEYLEGGGFWQRQGHIYTTPFYYIDYTLAQICAFQFWKRSGEDHKKAWNDYLHLCTLGGSMPFTELVKAANLISPFEDGCVQSVVGEIEAWLNSIEDQKL; this is encoded by the coding sequence TTGCAATTTGAACAGTATACATATGAGAGACCTAATTTTGAGGTTGTTGAAAAGAAATTTTTAGATGCATTAGAGGTTTTTTCAAAAGCAGCCTCTGCAAACGAGCAAAATGAGGCAATGAAAGAAATAAATAAAATACGTAATGATTTAGGCACGATGTTTAACCTCGTTTATATTCGCCATTCGATCGATACGAATGATGAGTTTTACAAGGCGGAACAAGATTATACGGATGAAATTCAACCAAGTGTTGAGGGATTAGTTACAAAGTATTACGAAGCGCTTGTAAATTCACCTTTTAAGCTCGAGCTAGAAGAAAAGTGGGGAAAACAGCTTTTTGCCTTAGCAGAAGCACAGCTAAAGGTTTTCTCTCCTGCAATCATTCCTTTGCTTCAACAAGAGAATAAACTTACGACGGAATATACAAAGCTACTTGCTGCTGCAAAAATTCCCTTCGAGGGAGAAGAACGGACATTAGCACAAATGGAACCGTTTACAGAATCGAAGGATCGAGGTATGAGAAAAAAGGCAAGTGAAGCTCGTTTTAATTATTTTTCAGAAAACGAAAGTGAGTTAGATCGTATTTATGACGACTTGGTCAAGGTACGTACAGAGATTTCTCAAAAACTTGGATATAAAAACTTTGTTGAACTAGCATATTACCGTATGTATCGTACCGACTATAACGCGGAAATGGTCGCAGGGTTTAGAAAACAAGTGGAAGATTATATTGTACCGATTGCTACAAAACTAAAGGAACGACAAAGACAAAGAATTGATGTTGATACTCTCAAGTATTATGACGAAAACTTCAAGTTTAAGTCAGGGAATGCGGTACCGAAGGGTGATCCTGAATGGATTATTCAAAATGGACAAAAGATGTATGATGAACTATCAAAGGAAACAGGCGAGTTCTTTCATTATATGGTAGAGAATCATTTAATGGACTTGGTGGCAAAGAAAGGAAAAGCTGGTGGCGGATATTGTACGTATATTGAAAACTACAAGTCTCCATTTATCTTTTCAAATTTTAATGGAACGTCAGGAGATATTGATGTTTTAACCCATGAGGCAGGGCATGCATTCCAGGTGTACTCAAGCAGTCATTTTGAAATTCCTGAATACAATTGGCCGACATATGAAGCAGCTGAAATTCATTCGATGAGTATGGAATTTTTCACATGGCCATGGATGGAGCTATTTTTTAAGGAAGATACGGATAAATATAAATTTGCTCATTTAAGCTCAGCCCTTTTATTCCTTCCATATGGGGTAAGTGTGGACGAATTCCAGCATTGGGTGTATGAAAACCCTACCGCTACACCAAAAGAAAGAAAGTTAGCTTGGCGTGAGATTGAAAAGAAATACATGCCTCACAAAGATTACGATGGTAATGAATACTTAGAGGGGGGCGGATTCTGGCAGCGTCAGGGGCATATTTATACGACTCCGTTCTATTATATTGATTACACTTTGGCACAAATTTGTGCATTCCAATTCTGGAAACGTTCTGGAGAGGATCATAAAAAAGCATGGAATGATTATCTACATCTCTGTACTTTAGGCGGTAGCATGCCTTTTACTGAGCTTGTAAAAGCAGCAAACTTAATTTCACCTTTTGAAGATGGTTGCGTACAATCTGTTGTAGGTGAAATTGAGGCTTGGTTAAACTCAATCGAAGATCAAAAGTTATAA